DNA from Podarcis muralis chromosome 13, rPodMur119.hap1.1, whole genome shotgun sequence:
gctcgcccaGTTCttggagatggagggtctggaatgctttctaaagatgaCATGTCAGCCAGGCGTTGTTCTGGCTCTGCCATGATTTCCCCCTCaactgcctctgagctgcaacttccatcaaacccctgttgtaaatctatactgtcttcctcttcctcctccctggaaaggTCAGTCTCTGACACCGTGGAGGTAGCCTACAGCCATCATgacttgtagccattgatagctccatgaatttgtctaaccctcgtTTACGCCCTCCAAGCTGATGGCCATTACAACACCTTCTGGAAGCAAATTCTAATATTTGCTTCCTCGGAGATGGTAGAAAGTCATTCTAGGAATTCCCAGCAAGTCAGTCTGGTGGTGGGATGCAACATTGTGCCTTTGTTTCCCTGATTAAGGGGCAGGGAGAAGATTGCCTGAACACCGTACCGTGCTAAGCTGGGACTGCAGCTCTATTTCCAGGCCTTGGAGGGTTCGTCTCAGTTCTGTGATTTCTGACttgccactgtgcagctgctcCGTGTTCATGGCAACTTCGCGGTTCAGTTCTTCGGTCTacaaggaaatggggaaacagTGCAATAGTGACCCTACCGATCGAAACAGCATTCTTTTCTTGAttctttccccccgccccccaagaaaGTGCATTCACCCCAAAGGAAGACCCACCTTGCTGAAGAACCACTGCTCAGCATCCTTCCGGTTCTGCTCCGCCAATGTCTCGTACTGCTCACGCATGTCCGCCAGGATCTTGGTCAGATCCACCCCAGGAGCAGCATCCATTTCCACAGAGATCTCACCACGGATTTGGCTTCGGAGGACAGTCATTTCCTGTGATGGAGGCACACGGAGCGAGGTTATTCGTAATTAAGATTCTATCATGTTGttggttttattattgtttttttaagtgttggCAGTTTAGAAATATTCTTATAGATAAATCAAATGCGACTTCTTTGGGGGAAATTCCACCAATCTGAAAAATATAGGTTGTTTTTAAACCTATATTGCACTTGGATTGCAAGCCCTAATGAAAGTGTCTTTCATAATGTGCTTCTGTTTCATGTAAGGATTTACCTACATGCTTCTGAAAGAGTTAGCTATCCCGGatcagtaccatatttttccatgtataacacggcccctatttttggggactccaaataatGAAATCCCCCATATGCACCATATGTGTATAAGACAACCACCAATTTTAAACCTGAAAAAAATagggggaaatatagtcttacacacggaaaaatacggtagttaccaCACTTGCTAGTAAACTAATTGAAGATGTACTAGAGAATGACTGGTAAGGGAATCAGCGGGTGCCTGCGGTCATTTGATCCTGACAGCCTAATTCTCACACAATGAATTATTTTGAGCCATGGCCCCAAGGATTTAGTTCTTCTGCACATTGCTCTGGATACAATGAGTTTAGATTGGAGGCCAACCATTGCTGCAGTCTGGCTTTGTAGAGGCTGGTTTTTATCTCATTATTGTTGCAATCAATTGTAGACATTGCTACTACTCCGTTTTAAGGGGGGGTGCAGTGTGGTTTTGATTTAcatgacttattattattattattattattattattattattattatttcttttcagcCAGAGCTTGCCAGAGCTCATTTCTgacacctctcaagtgggcgccattgccattctaagagaacaagggagaagttcatggtgaactctggcacctctttttctagaaaaatagcactgattattaatattttagtaatagtagtagtagtagtagtagtagtagtagtagtatgtgtTTATGAAATCTTGTACATTGTTTTCAAGGGCCATTTCTGCCCTAAAAGGCACACTGGAGCAGATCTAGGCTAGATTCTCACAGCTGTACTTGACATGCAGAACTCAACCTGTTCGCTTTTCCAATGGACTTTTAAGGGCTGGTTCATTCATGCATCTTCAACACTTGATGGCTACAGTATCTAACAGTGACTTACACATGTGAGTGGGCCTTTACAGACAGAGCAGTAAGAACCTCTTTAAACGCAATGCTTTCCAATGGAGTCCATTCCTAGACTTGACGTCTGTGATCAAAGGTATGTTCATGGGTAAATAGGGCCCAGGTTTATGGTTACATGAATTGTTTGGTAAGTATCTAGATCACAGCCCAAAAGGTCTGTTTCCTGCCCTTTTTCTTTCCTGTTTCTTTCCTGTTTCTTTTTCCAATGATATTTCAAAGACATTTCATTGTGGCACAGCCTGTTGCGCTGGGCCATTCAGAAGATGCTTGTAGCATGTGCAACCACATTGGACAAAAAGAACAAGCGTTGGGTTCATCAGACATAAACCAGTTGAATGCTGGTGTCCTCCCCCTCTCctttaaaaatgtgcacccctctGTGACGTTGCCCATTGGGCATTCTTACCTCCTCATGGTTCTTGTGCAGATAAGCCAATTCCTCCTTTAGATTTTCCAGCTGCATTTCCAGATCAGATCTGGACAGTGTTAGATCATCCAAGACTCTGCGCAGACCATTGATGTCAGACTCAACACTCATGCGCAGGGCCTGCTCTGTCTCAAACCTGCATCCACAAAGGATtgagaggaagagggaaggggaaaggagtaAGAGGTTGTCCCAGGAAATGTTTATCCTACAGCTCCCAGCCATGGTGCTGGCTGTGAAACCAACACAACCACTgagttttgtgtgttgtttttttaacaattaAACCTACTTGGTTCTGAAGTCATCAGCAGTCAACTTCGCATTGTCAATCTGCAGGAGGATGCTGGCATTCTGAACACTGGCAGCAAGAATCTGCAAGGGAAGTAGGGAATGGGTGGTTTGAAATGGTAAAAATTCTGggcaagttttattttatttttagggaaCCCTCGACTGGCGTTTCATTCAGGACCTAGCCTTGTGCTACGTGAAAGCTCTGGGACTTTCTTTCTAATTTACTTAACAGAAAGCCATTTCAAGGGCTGGAAATCATagaggaatcacagaactgcagagttggaagggactctgaggatcatctagtccaaccccctgcaatgaaggaatattcagctgtcccattcagggatcgaacctgcaaccttggcattatcagcactgtgctctaaccagctgagctctcCAGGAGAAGCATGGCATGCACtaaattatcatcattattattattttaaacgtGACATCTTCATCCTTCAGCATTCCAGATGCATTTTTTACTAGGGCTCGTGCCAGGGAACATCCCAGTAGATAGTGCCCCGTATTAATTAGAGGGGACACCATTTAGAGTACAGGGTCTAACCTACAGCTGTCCAGAATCTGTTGGGAGTCCCCCATATTAGCCCTGGCCACTGgcattgctggctggggctgataggaattagagtcccacaacatctggagaagaaCAGGTTAGTCACCCTCTGGATTCGACTTGAGGAACAAAAAATGTCCTGGGCTGATGTCATTCCTCCACAGCCTCCATAGCCCAACAGTTAATAATTATCCCTCCCAATTAGGAGGTTGTGTTGGACCTTGGGCTACTTCACATAGGTCCTTGGTCCTGTGTAGGGGGAAAGTGTACATCTTCAGACAGGGTGTACACtaggagcatcccagaccctgagatctcaGGGCCCAAACCTTAGGCTTAGGGGCATCCCCTGGTGATGTCAAAGAGGTGGGCCCTGGCCATTCTTCCGCTGCACTCCCTCCCACCTCTGAGCCCTGGAGATGGAAGTTAATTGGAAGAGGGAGTCTCTGCAATAATCTGCAGCTGGCTCCTGCCAGGCTGAAGCTTGCAGGCTGTATGTACAGTCTTctcaataaatgaaaatgaaaattaaattaaGGCACAAAAGAAAGTAGTATACCACTAGTAGTACCACAATAGTAGTGCAGTAGTGGCGATAATGGTATTTCTGGACGATAACTGGGCTAGTTGCAGCTACACAGCCAAGAGTCCTGTGGTAGCATTTAACTAAAGAAAGCTATGTAAGAAAGGAGGGGAATAGCCAATGGCTATGAAATGTAAGAGACAGGGGAAATTCAATGGCATTTCTATGCAAGGACAAATCGTCGGCAAGATAAGATCTGTGACCCGTTCACAGCACTAGCAAGCACTATCTTAAAAATCTTTGCTTTACAAATTTAACAGCTATAGTGGGAAAGAAACACACAGTTCTGATTAAGTctaaattcaaggggggggggacatcaaaTGTGCTGATCAATGTTAGCTCAGCAGGTTCATGCTGGAACTTCCCTTTAATATGATTCTCTGATTGTGGTTAATATTATTCTGACATCATCAGCTAAGTGTTCttggattttaaaaatcctttgccTAATGCCTACTTACATGTTACACAGACTAAAAGAATTGGATTTGAGGTCTCTGGGTgctaagcagattttttttttaaagggggggttctccccaaacctttcagactTTCCTCATGGGCTTGTTAAGAGCCAGTTTGCTACGGTTTTccatcctagaattgtagagctgggaggcaccctggggatcatctagtccaaccccctgcaatgcaggaatctgcagctgtcccataagggACTCGAACcctcaaccttggcattatcagcaccacactctaaccaactgagctatccaggctaagAAGCCCCCTAAGGGTCACCTCACCATACCTTGCTCCGCAGATCCTCAATGGTCTTGAAATATGGGCTGTAGTCACGGTCTGGACCAGGTGCTTGCTTCTTGTACCACTCCTTGATCTTAAACTCCAGCTCGGTGTTGGCTTCCTCCAGCGCCCGCACCTTGTCCAGGTAGTTAGCCAGGCGGTCGTTCAGGTTCTGCATGGTCTCCTTCTCGCCTCCGGCCAGAAGGCCTTCACCACCACCAGCAACAAAGCTTCCACCGAAAGTTCCACCATAGCCTCCACCAAACCCACCACCAAACCCACCACCaaggccactgctgctgcagaagcTGCCCCCATAGCCGCCACCAAGGGCACTGCCTACCCCAGAGACATAGCGAGAGGAAGAGATGGAGACGCCACCAGCTCCGCCATGGATGCTCGGGGCTCTGTATCCTCCACCCATATGGACAGAGGAAAGCCGGGAGGAACCCCCAGCAAAGGAAGGCCCCTTCATCGAGGAGGAAGAGGTGTATTGCCTGTAGGTGGTGGTCATGGCTGCCAGGAAATGGAGACACTCAAGCCCAGAGAGATGTTCTTGCTGCTTTCTAAACGGCCGAGTGAACTAACGGCTCTCTCATGCCCCATGCTCCTTTTATCTCCAAGGTTGGAGGGGGGCGTTGCTTTGGAAAAGCCCTTCTTCTCTCTGCTTTGCATTCCCCAGGGCTTTCGTCATCACAGACATCAAAAGCCAACATCCACGCTCATCGTTTGTCTCCCCAGGTCTATTCATGCGTGTGTCACATTCCAGCAGATACACCTTGCCCTACAAAGGGCGGTTTTGTGTTTCCCCTTCTGTTCCCAGGTAGTGTGATTCAGAAAACAGGAGGACTATTGCTCAAGGGTACGGTGTAAGATtgccacctctttttttttttttccagcgTGCCCAGGTAGAAACAATGAGCCCTTGAGAGCTGGAAATctcagggagaggggggaaatcattacAAAACAAAGGGATATTCATACAGGAGTCCAAGCTCTAAATGCCGTGCACATCTGTTTCTGGCAGGAGACGCAAACCTGAAAGTTCTGGCCAGGGGCTGCTTCAGGGAGCGCAAGAAATGAAGAAAAAGTCCTACACAGAAGATTGCAGGTTCACATTGCATGGATGTGCGGTGGGAGATTTGTCAGTCGATACCCGTGGGAGCTTGGATCCCAGCACCAGAAGGGAACTCTCACCAATATCACAGTATGTAATGTCCTTTGATTGAACAAAGATGCAGGGAAAGGGAACTACATCCGTAGAGTTTCTGATTGTTTAGCTGTTCTTACGTCTTAAAGCAAGAAATGAAACAAGGGAAGGCCTGGGACTATTGTTCAAGTTCATGGGAGCTTCAAAATGCCACATGTTCCAAGTTATTCCAATCATGATCACACCAGGCTCTCGTTTCTGGTGCAGCTGAGTCACAATTAGAAAGTCAGACAGTTCACAGCCTTGTTCACCTCCTTCTGACAACTGCAGGGTGCCACAGTGACAGCAAGAGCTAAGCCTGCTGTGCCCTTGTgcaaggagacacacacacacacacacacacacacacctaactgGAGAAAGTCGCACCCACTAATCTAGGCCCCTCACTTCCTAATTGCACCGCAGTGAATTTGTACCGATGAACATTTTCAGGACAAAGAGTGCATTTCAAGGGCATTAAAAGGTTTTGGGGAGAGCTTGTTTTTTTTATTACCAGtatgaagttgttgtttttctccagtCTGCAACTTTTGTGCTCTtcctgaggctgtgtacacactatacctttaaagcacattcaaagcacatctcCCTCTCCAAAgatttctgggcactgtagtttgttatgagcTGGTCAGAACTGTAGGGTGAACTCCTGTGCCCCACTGAAATGGGGAATGCCTAAATGTACTGAAGGCTTTAACATAAGGAAATTCCACTGGAGTATACTAAGTGGTCTCTGAACTCCTtgatgggttgataattaactattgttgttttctgctagctaaaccatgagtgtttaaccttagatcaggtgacaaaggtatttggttgcaaatctccattttgaaagccCTGTGGCATTTTGTGGCAAAAGTGGGTGTTTGTCACTACACTTTCACCCCACACTGATTAATaccagaggtggggaagctgCAGACCTCCAGACTTGTGCTCCCTGCAAAGCATCAAAGGCAAAAAGCAGAATACCATCTTCCAGGGtgccatcttcccattttttcttgcaaaaacgtggcggccattttgggtacCATGATCTCGCATAATTACGCACTGCAAAAAAAAGTCATTTTTCCGGGGGAGTCGTGGCGCAGAATCACACAAGATCACAGTACCCAAAATAGCCACTGTTCTCTCATAAGGAAAATAACCCAGATTTCAGGGTATTtctgggacagttgaggggtcTGCATCAGGCGCAACTACACAGCAAAtagccaaggagtgtggtgggaaTTGTAACAACATCCGGAGGACTAACAGTTTCCCCTACCCCAACCTATTTGGAAGTtctttagatcagtgtttcttaactggggggggggcatatggccCCCTGGGGGCCCCCAGGATGTTCCAAGGCAGCCACAGGTgaaattatataatttgtataATTATAAAAAATATCTTAAAATGTTCTATTTATAAacaaaatagctacctttctactggtAGAAAgagggggcacaggaaggaaacaaggtgggACCATGGTCGgaaaaaggttgagaaacactgctttatATTCCTGCCAAATTTACTTCCAAATATATGTGCTTGAGCAAGATGGCAGCAGTGAATCTGCTCTATGCaggcaggaagcaaaacaaacaaacaaacaaacccttataTTAATAAtttaatgatgtatggaagtgagagctggaccataaagaaggctgatcaccgaagaattgatgcctttgaagtttggtgctggaggagactcttgagagtcccatggatcaaacctttccattcttaaggaaatcagccctgagtgctcactggaaggacagatcctgaagctgaggctccaatactttggccatctcatgagaagagaagaactccctggaaaagaccctgatgttgggaaagatggagggcagaaggagaagggggcgacagaggatgagatggttggatagtgttcttgaagctaccagcatgagtttgaccaaaatgtgggaggcagtggaagacaggtgtgcctggcgtgctctggtccatggggtcacgaagagtcggtcacgactaaacgactaaacaacaacaacaacatattaataATTAGGATGGCCAGGTGGAAAAGAGGAGAGGTCCATTGCAACTTTAGTAGAGGCATAAAAGAGGGATTTTCAGGCAGGGATGGTTTGTCATGCAAGTCACAGCTGCTGGCAAGCTACACTTGCTGAAACTCCCTGTTCTGCTCAAGAAGGGAAAGTGAAGGAGCCCTTTCTTGTGTCCGCTCACCCAGAAGGAGCTTTTGGGGTTTCATGCTCAGAGACGAAGCCAGGAGCAAAAGGAAGCGGGAACCTGGATGAGCCAAAAGGAGCTCATCTTCTCACCGCCCTCTTCATCCTCACATTTCAGGGGTCCCATTTAACTCTCATGGTTAACAGCCTATCCTTTGTGAAAATGTGTCACTCGGGGCTGGCGAACCTTTTCCAGTCAGCGAGCCGGATCCTGACTTCCCCCCAACTTCCCCACGGGTCCTTTTGACAGGTAGGCATCCTGCACCTTTGAAATAAAACTGCGCAGGCAAAAGCTCCGGGATTTACAGGTCCTCTGCTTTTTGCAGAGAGCAGCAACTTCACCTGCCCTGCACCTGACAGCATGGatgacatcaggtgtagggcaggtgagCGTGGCTGAAGAGAAACGGCCTAGTGGGCCAAATCAAGACCCCTCCTGGGCCTACGTCCATCGCCACACCTTCTGGCAGTGAATTCTGAAGGCAAATGTCGCTTGGAATGCAGACCTATGGACTTTACTGCATCCCCTACACACACAAATCTGAAATGACGACCCCCGTCTCTGAGGGAGGGCTATTTCCCTGGatacctgcctgccttccactCTCCAGTCCAGACAGCATTTGCATCACAGCCAGAGAGCACTGGCGGCCGTTGCCACATCATGCGCAAGGGGACTGAGTGCCAAAGGCACGTTGTCACACTGTGACTGGCGCATTCTGTTTCTTCGCTCCTGCATTTCCCACGCGTTGCCAGCTTTGGCTCTTAACCAAGCtctaattatttctttttttccctctccttttcttttcacaACCCTTCAGAAAGGTGGAAACAATTCTGTGTACTCGGGGATCAATAAAACTTGCCCTGGCTTGACTCCTGGCATCCTATTCACCTTGGCGCCTTTTCTTAAGGAATTACGTGGCTTCTGTTGGGTGAATAGCCTCAGGGCAGCATTGCCAACCATGACTTATACTTTTGGTTTgtggtgtctctctctctttcattatggttttattatttttatttttactaggCAACTGTGCCAGGATTTCTCCTGGCAAGAGCCATCAGAAgatggatatatatttttaaaaaataataattagcacTTTATAAATTGCatatttattgtgtgttttgttttgtgttttgttcctAATCTTTGTTTTATGTATTCTTTTCTACTACATGTTATTTTAGCTGCCTTGTGGGCCCCAGGCTGAAAAGGCTGGATATaccgtataccgtatttttctgctGGCTCCTCTGACCAAGTATGCCAACCTCAACCACTCCCGACACACTTGACCAACCGAGGGGGAGGCCCTTTTCTCGGTCCTGCCACCGTGAGAACGTgggacagggccttcttagtggctgctcccagacttcggaactccctccctagagaagcttgACAGGCTCCCTATTGTTGTCCTTGAAGACCTTCTTGCATTTGCAGGAGAGAATCAGCAAGCATAATGGCAGTGCTTAACTCTTTTCACGTGCAAGGCCGGCactactattaggcagagtgaggcagtcaCCTCGGGCAGCTGATTTGGTGTCACAAAAGGGCAGCAAATTCTGGTTTGTTTCTTATCATGAAACAAGGAGAGGAGTTCGGGGGTTTTCTGCCTCAAGTGCCGAAACAAATTGCCCAGCCTCAGGAAGATAGGAAGCTACTTTATTCTGAGTCTGACCATTGGTTCACCAAGACTAGAATCACGTATATttactggcagcaactctccagggtttcagactgggccTCTCCttgccctacctgaagatgtcagAGATTGGACCTAGGATCTTTGCGCAAATTATTTACGATTTTGAttgaggggagagaaggcaagggtACAgtttgggctggatctagacacatcaaaaaaaacgTTTCAGGAAAACGCGTTGTAAATTTCGTGATGGGAAATCACATTGGGCTGGATCGAattctacagcgccatctggtgtcacagtgtctCAAGCCGGCAAAATATCTTAGGGTAGCCCTGCTCACCAAGTCTTCTCTGCAAATgccttcattttccttctgaattCATCCTCCAAAAAGGTTCCAAGgacacttccagacaacctgtttcctGAGCATTCAATAGATCTCCCTGTTTGCAGGGAGGCTAGACAGCGTTGCCTCAAGCAAATCTCACCCCACACTTCGCAATCTGTTTTCCCGTCGCCGTCCTTGTTGCAAAATATCTGGTCTTTTGCGAGAAGCGGATGTGTTGCACAAGACATCCCAAGCAGCTGTGGTTCAGCAACCTGAATTTGGGGGCATGCAACTGAATCACACGAAGTCAGCAAAATCAGGGGCAAAAATGACAGAGGCGAGgaattttggggtgtgtggaattAGTGGGTTTAGTAATTGGTTAAGCACCCCCTTTCACCTGCCACTCCACCCCAGCAAATGTACCCTCCCACCTCTGCAGTCACGTTAACTGGTGGAATAGGCAGAAACTCCTTAGGGCTGAGGTGCCTTCAGCCCTCTCAATATTGTTGAGTGAGGGGCTCAGCCTCTTGCAATATTGAGGGGGCGGAGGAGGCTGAGCACCAAGCCAAACACAGTGCAACATCAGTGGCAGGCTTCTCCTGAGCACGAGAGAGGTGGAACTGTGGCCACTGAGGCCGCACGGTGTTGGGCCAGCCACTCAGCCTCCTCCAGACAATGCATACACGATGCATGCCATGCTTGTGGTGTCACTAATGTGTGACGTGCGCACGACATCGCATGCAAACCGTGGCACTAGCTCTCCCCCTCTCCAAATCTTGGGCCCAAGCTGGGGCCTCTAACTGGTGGACACCTGTTTTTAGGAAACCTGATCATTGATATATTGTTGTTATATGCTGATGAGGTGGCCGTCATCTCACGTTCCAGACCAGGTTTGTATTATCTGctgaggaaattttctgattattgttctggaaatggtttatccattaattatgaaaaatctaaagtTTTAGTTATTGAAAGAAGCTTCTCCCGGTCTAAATGGGTACTGGTAGATCCCTGGACATCTGAGGCAAATCACTGACTcaccccaaagaagctcaacaacactGGCTCCCCTAAAAATGCTCAACAGTTTagccctgcaccccccaaaaaaggtgatttcctcctccctaagaaagctcaacaactttgacctgaacccaaaaaaagggggtagatcactgccagtttttaactctgtgagttgatcgcagtctcttgggagttggccacccctgccttaTGCAAATATATGGTGCAACCCGTTTGGAATTCCGTGTGCAGTTCTGGTTGGCTCACCTTGAAAACAATAGGAAAGGGGCACCCAGAAGATGATTGTGGAGAAACTTGCTAGGAGGAAAGGTGGCAGCATTTGGGAACCTTcagtttaaagaaaaggaaaacgaGAGGCAACATAATAAAGAGGTGTTCAAAACCAcatgtggcatggagaaagtgaccAGAGGAatgtttttctccatttctcacaacatcagaattcaaggacatccAATTACGCTGAacactggaagattcagaacagacaggTGTCAAAAAatgctatttatgtatgccactactgtggcctgcgttttgttagcccaaaaatggaaaatgagcaaggtcccaaccaaagaagaatggcaacttaagctgacggaATATGTGCAGCTCGCGGACCtaacgtatagaataagagaacaagaaggacATATGTTTAacgaagattggaaaaatgtttattgaatatatggggggggactgtgtacacttgaaaacgttggcagcgtt
Protein-coding regions in this window:
- the LOC114582343 gene encoding keratin, type I cytoskeletal 14-like, with the protein product MTTTYRQYTSSSSMKGPSFAGGSSRLSSVHMGGGYRAPSIHGGAGGVSISSSRYVSGVGSALGGGYGGSFCSSSGLGGGFGGGFGGGYGGTFGGSFVAGGGEGLLAGGEKETMQNLNDRLANYLDKVRALEEANTELEFKIKEWYKKQAPGPDRDYSPYFKTIEDLRSKILAASVQNASILLQIDNAKLTADDFRTKFETEQALRMSVESDINGLRRVLDDLTLSRSDLEMQLENLKEELAYLHKNHEEEMTVLRSQIRGEISVEMDAAPGVDLTKILADMREQYETLAEQNRKDAEQWFFSKTEELNREVAMNTEQLHSGKSEITELRRTLQGLEIELQSQLSTKAALEGSLAETESRYGAQLAQIQVMITSVEEQLAELRCDMERQNHEYKILLDTKTRLEQEIATYRRLLEGEEAHISSQYSSAISSGPSTTRQVRTIVEEVQDGKVISSREQVHVSGR